One Bosea sp. 685 DNA segment encodes these proteins:
- a CDS encoding malonyl-CoA synthase, which yields MGNHLFDLVRSRIPAQAAPFATLDDGRSYSYADMVAVSARFANALVALGVKPGDRVAVQVEKSIEALMLYLGTVRAGAIFLPLNTAYTPAEIEYFLGDAEPAVFVCDPAKAAALKPYADKAGAKLETLGVWRSADVSAGTLSDKALAAATEFADVARGPDDLAAILYTSGTTGRSKGAMLSHDNLASNALALVDYWRFTKDDVLLHALPIFHTHGLFVATNVVLFSGSAMILLPKFDPDQVFKYLPQANCMMGVPTFYVRLLQDDRLNKASTAHMRLFVSGSAPLLAETHREWRERTGHAILERYGMTETNMNTSNPYEGERVAGTVGFPLPGVSARVTDPETAKVLGADEIGMIEVKGPNVFKGYWRNPEKTAAEFRADGFFITGDLGKIDPAGYVHIVGRGKDLIITGGYNVYPKEVETEIDEMPGVVESAVIGCPHPDFGEGVTAVVVVKPGATITAASIAKTLQQRLAKFKMPKQVFIVDDLPRNTMGKVQKNLLRETYKDIYARQMKAGE from the coding sequence ATGGGCAACCACCTGTTCGACCTCGTCAGGTCGCGTATCCCTGCGCAGGCTGCGCCTTTCGCGACGCTCGATGACGGCCGCAGCTACAGCTATGCCGACATGGTCGCAGTCTCCGCCCGCTTCGCCAATGCGCTGGTCGCACTCGGTGTGAAGCCCGGCGACCGCGTCGCGGTGCAGGTCGAGAAGAGCATCGAGGCCTTGATGCTCTATCTCGGCACAGTGCGTGCGGGCGCGATCTTCCTGCCGCTCAACACCGCCTATACCCCCGCCGAAATCGAGTATTTCCTCGGCGATGCCGAGCCCGCGGTCTTCGTCTGCGATCCCGCCAAGGCTGCGGCGCTGAAGCCTTATGCCGACAAGGCCGGTGCGAAGCTGGAGACGCTCGGCGTCTGGCGCTCAGCCGATGTCTCCGCCGGCACGCTCTCCGACAAGGCGCTGGCGGCTGCGACCGAGTTCGCCGATGTCGCGCGCGGTCCCGATGATCTCGCCGCGATCCTCTACACCTCGGGCACGACCGGGCGCTCAAAGGGCGCGATGCTGAGCCATGACAATCTGGCCTCGAACGCGCTGGCGCTGGTCGACTACTGGCGCTTCACCAAGGACGACGTGCTGCTGCATGCGCTGCCGATCTTCCACACGCATGGGCTTTTTGTGGCCACCAATGTCGTGCTGTTCTCGGGCAGCGCGATGATCCTGCTGCCGAAATTCGATCCGGACCAGGTCTTCAAATACCTGCCCCAGGCGAACTGCATGATGGGCGTGCCGACCTTCTATGTCCGGCTGCTCCAGGATGACCGGCTGAACAAGGCTTCGACCGCCCATATGCGCCTCTTCGTCTCCGGCTCGGCCCCCTTGCTCGCCGAGACCCACCGCGAATGGCGCGAGCGCACCGGCCACGCCATCCTCGAGCGCTACGGCATGACCGAGACCAATATGAACACCTCCAACCCCTATGAGGGCGAGCGGGTGGCGGGCACGGTCGGCTTCCCGCTGCCGGGCGTCTCCGCCCGCGTCACCGACCCCGAGACGGCCAAGGTTCTGGGCGCCGACGAGATCGGCATGATCGAGGTCAAGGGCCCCAATGTCTTCAAGGGCTATTGGCGCAACCCGGAGAAGACGGCGGCCGAGTTCCGCGCGGACGGCTTCTTCATCACCGGTGATCTCGGCAAGATCGACCCGGCCGGCTATGTCCACATCGTCGGGCGCGGCAAGGATCTGATCATCACCGGCGGCTACAATGTCTATCCCAAGGAAGTCGAGACCGAGATCGACGAGATGCCAGGCGTGGTCGAAAGCGCCGTCATTGGCTGCCCGCATCCTGATTTCGGCGAGGGCGTCACCGCCGTCGTGGTGGTCAAGCCCGGCGCGACGATCACCGCCGCCTCGATCGCCAAGACGCTGCAGCAGCGCCTGGCCAAGTTCAAAATGCCCAAGCAGGTCTTCATCGTCGACGATCTGCCGCGCAACACCATGGGCAAGGTCCAGAAGAACCTGCTGCGCGAGACCTACAAGGACATCTACGCCAGGCAGATGAAGGCGGGGGAGTAG
- a CDS encoding creatininase family protein, producing the protein MTARFWGELKTTEFEGLSADDTVAVLPLAAIEQHGPHLPVSVDTTIMNAMLAEAMPLVPAGLDVLVLPTMAICKSNEHLHSPGTLTLSWETATSAWIEIGESVRRAGLRKLVIVTSHGGNVDPMKVVARELRVRLGMLTVTTAWRAFGLPQGLFADLDANHGIHAGDIETSLMLHFRPDLVDMSKAKRFEPLTIAMALDGYTWLRPTGLHAFAWMAQDVHGSGAAGDASLATAEKGKATAAFQAKGFAELLADVARFPLAKLHEAG; encoded by the coding sequence ATGACCGCGCGCTTCTGGGGCGAGCTGAAGACCACTGAATTCGAGGGGCTGTCCGCCGACGACACCGTCGCGGTGCTGCCGCTGGCGGCGATCGAGCAGCATGGCCCGCATCTGCCGGTTTCGGTCGACACCACGATCATGAACGCGATGCTAGCTGAGGCGATGCCGCTCGTTCCGGCCGGGCTCGACGTGCTGGTGCTGCCGACCATGGCGATCTGCAAATCGAACGAGCACCTGCATTCGCCGGGCACATTGACCTTGTCCTGGGAGACCGCGACCAGCGCCTGGATCGAGATCGGCGAGAGCGTCAGGCGCGCTGGCTTGCGCAAGCTCGTGATCGTCACCTCGCATGGCGGCAATGTCGACCCGATGAAGGTGGTCGCGCGCGAATTGCGCGTGCGCCTCGGCATGCTCACCGTGACCACGGCCTGGCGCGCCTTCGGCCTGCCGCAGGGCCTTTTTGCCGATCTCGACGCCAATCACGGCATCCATGCCGGCGATATCGAGACCTCGCTGATGCTGCATTTCCGGCCTGACCTCGTCGATATGAGCAAGGCCAAGCGCTTCGAGCCGCTGACGATCGCGATGGCGCTGGACGGCTACACCTGGCTGCGGCCGACCGGGCTGCACGCCTTCGCCTGGATGGCGCAGGACGTTCACGGCTCGGGCGCGGCGGGCGATGCCAGCCTCGCTACGGCTGAGAAAGGCAAGGCGACGGCGGCGTTCCAGGCGAAGGGTTTTGCCGAGCTTCTGGCCGACGTCGCACGGTTTCCGCTGGCGAAACTGCACGAGGCGGGTTGA
- a CDS encoding ABC transporter permease: MADVILETATQASAIEPAPRPRRSALSKLLRNRSALIGGTIVLVFVLMAVLAPLLPLADPLKSNFLAIRKPPSELHWFGTDELGRDQVSRLFYGAQTSLLAGIVSVLIALAIGIPFGLLSGWYGGWIDIAISRVTEAMLACPFLILAIAFAAILGPSLTNAMIAIGLSAVPIFIRLVRGQVMSVKAEDFVEGARAVGARDLRIMFVHVLPNTMSPVVVQSTLFMAQAIILEASLSFLGLGQQPPSPSWGQMLNVAKNFMEQAPWMSVAPGVAIFLAVLGFNLLGDGLRDALDPKEG; this comes from the coding sequence ATGGCGGATGTGATCCTCGAAACGGCTACGCAAGCGAGCGCCATCGAGCCCGCCCCGCGCCCACGCCGCAGCGCGCTCAGCAAGCTCCTGCGCAACCGCTCGGCGCTGATCGGCGGCACGATCGTGCTCGTCTTCGTGCTGATGGCCGTTCTCGCACCGCTGCTCCCGCTCGCCGACCCGCTGAAGTCGAACTTCCTCGCCATCCGCAAGCCGCCCTCCGAGCTCCACTGGTTCGGCACGGACGAACTCGGCCGCGACCAGGTCTCGCGCCTGTTCTACGGGGCGCAGACCTCGCTGCTCGCCGGCATCGTCTCCGTCCTGATCGCGCTGGCGATTGGCATCCCCTTCGGCCTGCTCTCGGGCTGGTATGGCGGCTGGATCGACATCGCGATCTCGCGCGTGACCGAAGCGATGCTCGCCTGCCCCTTCCTGATCCTGGCGATCGCCTTTGCCGCGATCCTTGGCCCCTCGCTGACGAATGCGATGATCGCGATCGGCCTCTCCGCCGTGCCGATCTTCATCCGGCTGGTGCGCGGCCAGGTGATGAGCGTGAAGGCGGAGGATTTCGTCGAGGGGGCGCGGGCCGTGGGCGCGCGCGACCTGCGCATCATGTTCGTGCATGTGCTGCCCAACACGATGTCGCCCGTCGTGGTGCAGTCGACATTGTTCATGGCGCAGGCGATCATCCTGGAAGCCTCGCTCTCCTTCCTCGGCCTCGGCCAGCAGCCGCCCTCGCCCTCCTGGGGCCAGATGCTGAACGTCGCCAAGAACTTCATGGAGCAGGCGCCGTGGATGTCGGTCGCGCCCGGCGTCGCCATCTTCCTGGCCGTGCTCGGCTTCAACCTGCTCGGCGACGGCCTGCGCGACGCGCTCGATCCGAAGGAGGGGTGA
- a CDS encoding MBL fold metallo-hydrolase: MQLQLLRNAALKLSYAGRTILVDPDLGARHSRRSIAGRSNNPMVELPLPIEDILAGVDLVIVSHLHADHFDEVAKERLPKDLPLICRAGDEEAIAKAGFRAITPLDCYLRLGPIILKSHPAQHGTGAVVETMGPVMGFGLEAPGEPAFYWCGDSVLYPPLLDAVKATDPDIIVTHSCGALWDGTLIVMDAGQTLDLCEAAPRATVIATHMEALDHATVSRAALRQAAEGRGIGSERLLIPRDGETIELRANVAA; this comes from the coding sequence ATGCAGCTTCAGCTTCTCCGCAACGCCGCGCTCAAGCTCAGCTATGCCGGCAGGACGATCCTCGTCGACCCCGATCTCGGAGCGCGCCACAGCCGGCGCTCCATTGCCGGCCGCTCGAACAATCCCATGGTCGAGCTGCCGCTGCCGATCGAGGATATCCTCGCCGGGGTCGACCTCGTCATCGTCTCGCATCTGCATGCCGACCATTTCGACGAGGTCGCCAAGGAGCGCCTACCCAAGGACCTGCCGCTGATCTGCCGCGCCGGCGACGAGGAGGCCATCGCCAAGGCCGGCTTCCGCGCGATCACGCCGCTGGACTGCTATCTCCGGCTCGGCCCGATCATCCTCAAATCGCATCCCGCCCAGCACGGCACCGGCGCGGTCGTCGAGACGATGGGTCCCGTGATGGGCTTCGGCCTGGAGGCGCCGGGCGAGCCCGCCTTCTACTGGTGCGGCGACAGCGTGCTCTACCCGCCCTTGCTCGATGCCGTGAAGGCGACCGACCCCGATATCATCGTGACGCATTCCTGCGGCGCGCTCTGGGACGGCACATTGATCGTGATGGATGCCGGGCAGACGCTCGACCTCTGCGAGGCGGCGCCGCGCGCGACCGTGATCGCGACCCATATGGAAGCGCTCGACCACGCCACGGTCAGCCGCGCCGCCCTGCGGCAGGCCGCCGAGGGGCGCGGCATCGGCAGCGAGCGTCTGCTGATCCCGCGGGATGGCGAGACGATCGAACTGCGGGCCAACGTCGCGGCTTAA
- a CDS encoding malonyl-CoA decarboxylase, protein MDMAFLGELLTSVADRGRALIGFERFAGRNRPIDRLCEDLLSGRGEASGMALAQAVLNAWEGLDREGRQAFFMMLQERFGPDQERLGKAIEAYRKEPGTAAIAALHFASEPRRQELLRRLNLAPDGTHVLVRMREALFEAMEVEPELKAVDSDFRHLFGSWFNRGFLVLRRIDWRTPANVLEKIIRYEAVHEIQGWDDLRRRLEPGDRRCFAFFHPQLVDEPLIFVEVALTGAIPHSIGELLSGERELLPAQAATTAVFYSISNCQEGLRGISFGNFLIKQVAEDLKRELPGLDTFVTLSPVPGLARWLDGIIADPGDFHLSNEERSELARPASETGLLDDPAKARRDKLLGQMAAQYLLRARTASGRVIDPVARFHLGNGARLERINVGGNLSARGLREAHGVMVNYRYDLGDIETNHEAFATRNTVVASSGVRKLLRPAAT, encoded by the coding sequence ATGGACATGGCGTTTCTCGGGGAGCTTCTGACCAGCGTAGCGGATCGCGGCCGGGCGCTGATCGGCTTCGAACGCTTTGCCGGGCGCAACCGGCCGATCGACCGGCTCTGCGAGGATCTGCTGTCGGGGCGCGGCGAAGCCTCGGGCATGGCGCTGGCGCAGGCGGTCCTGAACGCCTGGGAAGGGCTCGACCGGGAGGGCCGCCAGGCCTTCTTCATGATGCTCCAGGAGCGTTTCGGGCCGGATCAGGAGCGATTGGGCAAGGCGATCGAGGCCTATCGCAAGGAGCCCGGCACGGCTGCGATCGCAGCCTTGCATTTCGCCTCCGAACCGCGCCGGCAGGAATTGCTGCGCCGGCTCAATCTCGCCCCCGACGGCACGCATGTGCTGGTGCGGATGCGTGAGGCATTGTTCGAGGCGATGGAGGTCGAGCCTGAGCTCAAGGCCGTCGATAGCGATTTCCGCCACCTCTTCGGCTCCTGGTTCAACCGCGGCTTCCTGGTCCTGCGCCGGATCGACTGGCGCACCCCCGCCAATGTCCTGGAAAAGATCATCCGCTACGAGGCGGTGCACGAGATCCAAGGCTGGGACGATCTGCGCCGCAGACTGGAACCGGGCGACCGGCGCTGCTTCGCCTTCTTCCATCCGCAGCTTGTCGACGAGCCTTTGATCTTCGTCGAGGTCGCCCTGACCGGCGCGATTCCGCACAGCATCGGCGAATTGCTGAGCGGCGAGCGCGAGCTGCTGCCGGCCCAGGCCGCGACGACGGCCGTGTTCTATTCGATCTCGAACTGCCAGGAGGGGTTGCGCGGCATCTCCTTCGGCAATTTCCTGATCAAGCAGGTGGCCGAGGACCTGAAGCGCGAATTGCCGGGGCTCGACACCTTCGTCACGCTCTCGCCGGTGCCGGGTTTAGCGCGCTGGCTCGACGGCATCATCGCCGATCCCGGAGACTTCCACCTGAGCAATGAGGAGCGCTCGGAGCTCGCGCGCCCGGCCAGCGAGACGGGCCTGCTCGACGATCCGGCCAAGGCTCGGCGTGACAAGCTGCTCGGCCAGATGGCCGCGCAATATCTGCTGCGCGCCCGCACGGCCTCGGGACGCGTCATCGATCCCGTGGCGCGCTTCCATCTCGGCAATGGCGCCAGGCTTGAGCGCATCAATGTCGGCGGCAACCTTTCGGCGCGGGGCCTGCGCGAAGCCCATGGCGTGATGGTCAATTATCGCTATGACCTCGGCGATATCGAGACCAACCACGAAGCCTTCGCCACCCGCAACACGGTCGTCGCCTCCTCGGGCGTGCGCAAGCTGCTGCGGCCGGCCGCAACCTGA
- a CDS encoding ABC transporter permease, which produces MLALIGRRVLIALPTLFLVSLFVFALQRALPGDPFLVIAGEERDPEVIARLRHLYRLDDPVVVQFFAWLGQVVQGDFGRSLRTGEPVLGLIWQKLGVTVQLAVASMIVAIGIGLPAGIIAARRKDTLADYTASAVALFGLSIPHFWLGIMLILVVSVELKWLPASGFESIFVDPKASIERLIMPAFVLGGGLAAFIMRHTRSAMLEVLRSDYVRTARAKGLDEDTVVNRHALRNALVPIITLSTLLFGELLAGAVLTEQVFTIPGFGKLIIDAVFNRDYGVVQGVVLCTAIGFILMNLLADVLYVLVNPRLRSG; this is translated from the coding sequence ATGCTCGCGCTGATCGGCCGTCGCGTCCTGATCGCGCTGCCGACGCTGTTCCTGGTCTCGCTCTTCGTGTTCGCGCTGCAGCGGGCGCTGCCCGGCGATCCGTTCCTCGTCATAGCCGGCGAGGAGCGCGACCCGGAGGTGATCGCGCGCCTGCGCCATCTCTATCGGCTGGACGATCCGGTCGTGGTGCAGTTCTTCGCCTGGCTCGGCCAGGTCGTGCAGGGCGATTTCGGCCGCTCGCTGCGCACCGGCGAGCCGGTGCTCGGGCTGATCTGGCAAAAGCTCGGCGTCACCGTGCAGCTCGCCGTCGCCTCGATGATCGTCGCGATCGGCATCGGCCTGCCGGCGGGCATCATCGCGGCGCGGCGCAAGGACACGCTGGCCGATTATACGGCGAGCGCGGTCGCGCTGTTTGGCCTGTCGATCCCGCATTTCTGGCTCGGGATCATGCTGATCCTGGTGGTCTCGGTCGAACTCAAATGGCTGCCGGCCTCGGGCTTCGAATCGATCTTCGTCGATCCGAAAGCCTCGATCGAGCGCCTGATCATGCCGGCCTTCGTGCTCGGCGGCGGGCTGGCCGCCTTCATCATGCGCCATACCCGCTCGGCGATGCTGGAGGTGCTGCGCTCCGACTATGTCCGCACCGCCCGCGCCAAGGGCCTCGACGAGGACACGGTGGTGAACCGGCATGCGCTGCGCAATGCTCTGGTGCCGATCATCACCCTCTCGACGCTGCTTTTCGGCGAATTGCTGGCCGGCGCGGTTTTGACCGAGCAGGTCTTCACCATTCCAGGCTTCGGCAAGCTGATCATCGACGCCGTGTTCAACCGCGACTATGGCGTGGTCCAGGGTGTCGTGCTCTGCACCGCGATCGGCTTCATCCTGATGAACCTCCTGGCCGATGTGCTCTATGTCCTCGTCAACCCGCGCCTGAGGAGCGGCTGA
- a CDS encoding ABC transporter substrate-binding protein — translation MKLLTTLASAGLLALAALPAAAQTPSTLRVGLQEDPDMLDPHKARTFVGRIVFKGLCDKLLDITPELKLVPRLATEWSFSADGLTLTMKLRTDAKFHDGDVFNAEAAKANLERARTLPDSLRKSELASVDSIETPDASTIVMKLKRPDATLLAQLTDRAGMMLAPKSLSGDVANKPVCSGPYKFVERVQNDRIVLEKFKEHWEAANYHFDRIIYRSIPDTTVRLANLRAGELDILERLAPTDVKSAQADKALKVASTANLGYQGITINTGNGEAAKQPMGMDKRVRQALSLSIDRKVLSQVVFEGLYEPMVQPFNPGNPYVSAEFPVPARDVAKAKALLKEAGLSKVSVELFVTNNPVDAQLGQVVQAMAQEAGIDVQIRSTEFASQLRDQQQGKFQMSRIGWSGRIDPDGNIHQFVTTKGNQNDGKYSNAEVDRLLDEARTVYDVAERKKRYDAAQKILEDELPIIYLYNQTVFFAMRANLQGFVINPDGMIRLSGLKRQ, via the coding sequence ATGAAGCTCCTGACCACCCTGGCCTCGGCCGGCCTGCTGGCGCTGGCGGCGCTCCCTGCCGCGGCCCAGACGCCTTCGACCCTGCGCGTCGGACTGCAGGAAGACCCCGATATGCTCGACCCGCACAAGGCCCGCACCTTCGTCGGCCGCATCGTCTTCAAGGGGCTCTGCGACAAGCTGCTCGACATCACGCCCGAGCTGAAGCTGGTGCCGAGGCTCGCAACCGAATGGAGCTTCTCGGCGGACGGGCTGACGCTGACGATGAAGCTCAGGACCGACGCGAAATTCCATGACGGCGACGTCTTCAACGCGGAGGCCGCCAAGGCCAATCTCGAACGCGCCCGGACCCTGCCCGACTCGCTGCGCAAATCCGAGCTCGCCTCGGTCGACAGCATCGAGACGCCCGACGCCTCGACCATCGTGATGAAGCTGAAGCGCCCTGACGCGACGCTCCTGGCGCAGCTCACCGACCGCGCCGGCATGATGCTGGCGCCCAAGAGCCTGAGCGGCGACGTCGCCAACAAGCCGGTCTGCTCCGGCCCCTATAAATTCGTCGAGCGCGTCCAGAACGACCGCATCGTGCTGGAGAAGTTCAAGGAGCATTGGGAAGCGGCGAATTACCACTTCGACCGCATTATCTATCGCTCGATCCCCGACACCACGGTGCGGCTGGCGAATCTGCGCGCCGGCGAACTGGATATCCTGGAGCGGCTCGCGCCGACCGATGTGAAATCGGCGCAAGCCGACAAGGCGCTCAAGGTCGCGAGCACCGCCAATCTCGGCTACCAGGGCATCACCATCAACACTGGCAACGGCGAGGCCGCCAAGCAACCCATGGGCATGGACAAGCGCGTGCGCCAGGCGCTCTCGCTGTCGATCGACCGCAAGGTGCTGAGCCAGGTCGTGTTCGAGGGGCTCTATGAGCCGATGGTCCAGCCCTTCAACCCGGGCAACCCCTATGTCAGCGCCGAATTCCCGGTGCCGGCCCGAGACGTCGCCAAGGCCAAGGCGCTGCTCAAGGAGGCCGGGCTGTCGAAGGTCTCGGTCGAGCTCTTCGTCACCAACAACCCGGTCGACGCCCAGCTCGGCCAGGTCGTCCAGGCGATGGCGCAGGAGGCCGGCATCGACGTGCAGATCCGCTCGACCGAATTCGCCAGCCAATTGCGCGACCAGCAGCAGGGCAAGTTCCAGATGAGCCGAATCGGCTGGTCGGGCCGCATCGACCCGGACGGCAACATCCACCAGTTCGTGACCACGAAGGGCAACCAGAACGACGGGAAGTATTCCAACGCCGAGGTCGACCGGCTGCTCGACGAGGCCCGCACCGTCTATGACGTCGCCGAGCGCAAGAAGCGCTACGACGCCGCCCAGAAGATCCTCGAGGACGAATTGCCGATCATCTATCTCTATAACCAGACGGTCTTCTTCGCGATGCGCGCGAACCTCCAGGGTTTCGTGATCAATCCCGACGGGATGATCCGGCTGTCGGGGCTGAAGCGGCAGTGA
- a CDS encoding NAD-dependent epimerase/dehydratase family protein: MKVLIFGATGMVGQGVLRECLLDPDVSEVVTIGRSATGQSHARLREIVHADLTDYTAIEPQLTGFDACFFCLGIASVGMSEADYRRITYDITLAAAGTLVRLNPAMVFVYVSGASTDSSEKGRWMWARVKGATENAIMRLPFRASYMFRPGAIQPLHGIRSKTRLYRVIYDLTAPLLPLLQRWLPNSITTTEQIGKAMLKVAKDGAPKPILENADINRL, from the coding sequence ATGAAAGTCCTGATTTTCGGCGCGACCGGCATGGTCGGGCAAGGCGTGCTGCGCGAATGCCTGCTCGATCCCGATGTGAGCGAGGTCGTCACCATCGGCCGCAGCGCGACCGGGCAAAGCCATGCCAGGCTGCGCGAGATCGTTCACGCCGATCTGACGGACTACACCGCGATCGAGCCGCAGCTTACGGGCTTCGACGCCTGCTTCTTCTGCCTCGGCATCGCATCAGTGGGGATGAGCGAGGCCGACTACCGCCGCATCACCTATGACATCACGCTCGCTGCCGCCGGGACGCTGGTGCGGCTCAATCCGGCGATGGTGTTCGTCTATGTCTCGGGCGCCAGCACCGACAGCAGCGAAAAAGGCCGCTGGATGTGGGCGCGGGTGAAGGGCGCAACCGAAAACGCCATCATGCGCCTGCCTTTCAGAGCCTCCTACATGTTCCGCCCGGGCGCGATCCAGCCGCTGCACGGCATCCGCTCGAAGACCCGTCTGTATCGCGTGATCTACGACCTGACCGCGCCGTTGCTGCCCCTGCTGCAGCGCTGGCTGCCGAATTCCATCACCACCACCGAGCAGATCGGCAAGGCGATGCTCAAGGTGGCAAAGGACGGAGCGCCCAAGCCGATCCTGGAGAATGCCGACATCAACCGGCTTTAA
- the otnK gene encoding 3-oxo-tetronate kinase → MLLGVIADDMTGATDVALMLNRAGMRTVQVIGAPSTRASGAGASLPDADAVVVALKSRTNPVAEAVADSLAACEALLAAGAKQILFKYCSTFDSTAEGNIGPVADALMRRLGAEMAIICPAFPANGRSIYQGYLFVGAVPLHESSMKDHPLTPMRDSNLMRLMGAQTKAPVGHVGYATVLAGAEAVTARFAALAGEGARYVVTDALTNDDLMVLGKAVAGHVLLTGGSGIAMGLPQNFREAGLLRQRAAPVSLSAPKGRAGIISGSCSTATRGQIKAAVAAGYPALKVDPLALTAGTQTAALLAAWALAQPQDKPFLLYSSDDPAEVAAIQDKLGRDKAGETVEHAFAETARLLADGGVSKLLVAGGETSGAVVQGLDIRTLEIGPEIDPGVPWTRVVAGPDLVIALKSGNFGTPDFFLKAWALLA, encoded by the coding sequence ATGCTGCTGGGTGTGATCGCCGACGACATGACGGGCGCGACCGATGTCGCGCTGATGCTGAACCGCGCCGGCATGCGCACCGTCCAGGTCATCGGCGCACCAAGCACCAGGGCATCTGGCGCCGGCGCATCGCTTCCCGATGCCGATGCGGTCGTCGTGGCGCTGAAATCGCGCACCAACCCGGTCGCCGAGGCGGTGGCGGATTCGCTTGCCGCCTGTGAGGCGCTGCTGGCGGCCGGCGCGAAGCAGATCCTGTTCAAATACTGCTCGACCTTCGATTCGACAGCCGAGGGCAATATCGGCCCGGTCGCGGATGCGCTGATGCGGCGGCTCGGCGCGGAGATGGCGATCATCTGCCCGGCTTTCCCCGCCAATGGCCGCTCGATCTACCAGGGCTATCTCTTCGTCGGCGCGGTGCCGCTGCATGAAAGCTCGATGAAGGACCATCCGCTGACGCCGATGCGCGATTCGAACCTGATGCGGTTGATGGGCGCGCAGACCAAGGCTCCGGTCGGCCATGTCGGCTATGCCACGGTGCTGGCGGGGGCGGAGGCCGTGACGGCGCGTTTCGCCGCGCTGGCGGGAGAGGGCGCGCGCTATGTCGTCACGGATGCGCTGACCAATGACGACCTGATGGTGCTGGGCAAGGCCGTCGCCGGTCATGTCCTGCTGACCGGCGGCTCCGGCATCGCGATGGGCCTGCCGCAGAATTTCCGCGAGGCCGGGCTGCTGCGGCAGCGCGCCGCGCCTGTGAGCCTGAGCGCGCCGAAGGGCCGCGCCGGCATCATCTCCGGCAGCTGCTCGACGGCGACGCGCGGGCAGATCAAGGCGGCGGTCGCGGCCGGCTACCCTGCCTTGAAGGTCGACCCGCTGGCGCTGACGGCCGGCACCCAGACGGCGGCGCTGCTTGCCGCCTGGGCGCTGGCGCAACCGCAGGACAAGCCCTTCCTGCTCTATTCCAGCGATGATCCGGCCGAGGTCGCGGCCATCCAGGACAAGCTCGGCCGCGACAAGGCGGGCGAGACGGTGGAGCACGCCTTCGCCGAGACCGCGCGGCTCCTCGCTGATGGCGGCGTCTCCAAGCTGCTCGTCGCCGGCGGCGAGACCTCCGGAGCCGTTGTCCAGGGGCTCGACATCAGGACGCTGGAGATCGGTCCCGAGATCGATCCGGGCGTGCCCTGGACGCGCGTCGTCGCGGGTCCCGATCTCGTGATCGCGCTGAAATCCGGCAATTTCGGCACGCCTGACTTCTTCCTCAAGGCCTGGGCCTTGCTGGCCTGA